One genomic region from Streptomyces sp. NBC_00457 encodes:
- a CDS encoding GntR family transcriptional regulator, giving the protein MARTGGAARAVPSPGLDAVDFALDRGSPVPLYYQLAQQLEAAIEHGVLAPGNLLGNEIDLSIRLGLSRPTVRQAIQSLVDKGLLVRRRGVGTQVVHSQVKRPLELSSLYDDLETAGQGPTTEVLRNERVAATAEVAAALGLAEGAEVVVLERLRRTHGQPVAFLCNHLPAGLLALDTPRLESTGLYRLLRSAGITLHSARQTIGARSATPDEAARLDEKEGAALLTMQRTAYDDTGRPIEYGTHIYRASRYAFDFRLLVRP; this is encoded by the coding sequence ATGGCGAGGACCGGTGGCGCCGCGCGTGCCGTGCCCTCCCCCGGGCTCGACGCGGTGGACTTCGCCCTGGACCGGGGCAGTCCGGTGCCTCTGTACTACCAACTCGCCCAGCAGCTGGAGGCGGCGATCGAGCACGGCGTGCTCGCCCCGGGCAACCTCCTCGGCAACGAGATCGACCTGTCCATCCGCCTCGGCCTGTCCCGGCCCACCGTCCGCCAGGCCATCCAGTCCCTCGTCGACAAGGGGCTGCTCGTCCGCCGCCGCGGCGTCGGCACCCAGGTCGTGCACAGCCAGGTCAAGCGCCCGCTCGAACTCAGCAGTCTCTACGACGACTTGGAGACGGCCGGGCAGGGACCCACCACGGAGGTGCTGCGCAACGAGCGGGTGGCGGCCACCGCCGAGGTCGCGGCCGCCCTCGGGCTCGCGGAGGGCGCCGAGGTCGTCGTCCTGGAGCGGCTGCGCCGTACGCACGGCCAGCCGGTGGCGTTCCTCTGCAACCATCTGCCGGCCGGCCTGCTCGCCCTGGACACTCCCCGGCTCGAGTCGACCGGCCTGTACCGTCTGCTGCGCTCCGCCGGAATCACCCTGCACAGCGCCCGCCAGACCATCGGCGCCCGCTCCGCCACCCCCGACGAGGCCGCCCGCCTCGACGAGAAGGAGGGCGCGGCCCTGCTCACCATGCAGCGCACGGCCTACGACGACACCGGCCGGCCGATCGAGTACGGAACGCACATCTACCGCGCCTCCCGGTACGCCTTCGACTTCCGTCTGCTGGTCAGGCCCTGA
- a CDS encoding sugar phosphate isomerase/epimerase family protein, translating to MTPALDRIRVGSAPDSWGVWFPDDPQQVPWERFLDEVAEAGYPWIELGPYGYLPTDPARLTDEIAKRDLKVSAGTVFTGMHRGPSVWESTWEHVSQVAALTQAMGARHLVVIPSFWRDDKTAEILEPPELTGEQWAHLTKGMERLGHEVKEAYGLDIVVHPHADTHIDTEDHVERFLDSTDSELVNLCLDTGHYAYCGGDSVKLIETYGERIGYLHLKQVDPEILADVVANEVPFGPAVQRGVMCEPPSGVPELEPVLVAAQRLGVDLFAIVEQDMYPCEPDKPLPIAVRTRKFLRSCGA from the coding sequence ATGACCCCTGCGCTGGACCGCATCCGGGTCGGCTCGGCCCCCGACTCCTGGGGCGTCTGGTTCCCCGACGACCCGCAGCAGGTGCCCTGGGAACGCTTCCTGGACGAGGTCGCGGAGGCCGGCTACCCCTGGATCGAGCTGGGCCCGTACGGCTATCTCCCGACCGACCCGGCGCGGCTCACCGACGAGATCGCCAAGCGTGACCTGAAGGTGTCCGCGGGTACGGTCTTCACCGGCATGCACCGCGGCCCCTCCGTCTGGGAGTCCACCTGGGAGCACGTCAGCCAGGTCGCCGCGCTCACCCAGGCCATGGGCGCCCGGCATCTCGTCGTCATCCCGTCCTTCTGGCGCGACGACAAGACCGCCGAGATCCTCGAACCGCCGGAGCTGACCGGCGAGCAGTGGGCCCACCTCACCAAGGGAATGGAACGGCTCGGACACGAGGTCAAGGAGGCGTACGGACTCGACATCGTCGTCCACCCGCACGCCGACACCCATATCGACACCGAGGACCACGTCGAGCGGTTCCTCGACTCGACCGACTCCGAACTGGTCAACCTCTGCCTGGACACCGGCCACTACGCCTACTGCGGCGGCGACAGCGTCAAGCTGATCGAGACGTACGGCGAGCGCATCGGCTATCTGCACCTCAAGCAGGTCGACCCGGAGATCCTCGCCGACGTGGTGGCGAACGAGGTGCCGTTCGGGCCCGCGGTGCAGCGCGGGGTGATGTGCGAACCCCCGTCCGGGGTACCGGAGTTGGAGCCGGTTCTGGTCGCGGCCCAGCGGCTGGGCGTGGACCTGTTCGCGATCGTCGAGCAGGACATGTACCCGTGCGAGCCCGACAAGCCCCTGCCCATCGCCGTGCGTACACGGAAGTTCCTGCGGTCCTGCGGTGCCTGA
- a CDS encoding sugar ABC transporter substrate-binding protein, translating to MDRSARSRRFAPVVAVAAAAALTLAGCSSSSGGKKAEESAEGASAGKANTPQMTVALVTHQAPGDTFWDIVRKGAQAAAAKDNVKLIYSADPNAGNQANLVQNAIDQKVDGIAITLAKPDALKDVVSKAKAANIPVVGLNSGVSEWQKLGLMEFFGQDETVAGEALGKRLNEAGAKKAVCVIQEQGNIGLTQRCDGVAKTFNGDIEPLNVNGTDMPSVKSTITAKLTEDKAIDHVVTLGAPFALTAAQVVEETGSKAKVATFDLNKELTSAISEGSIEFAVDQQPYLQGYLAIDSLWLYKNNGNYMGGGEQPVLTGPAFVDKSNVEAVAAFAAKGTR from the coding sequence ATGGACCGCTCCGCTCGCTCCCGCAGATTCGCCCCCGTAGTGGCCGTGGCGGCAGCAGCTGCCCTCACCCTCGCAGGCTGCTCCAGCAGCTCCGGCGGCAAGAAGGCCGAGGAGAGCGCGGAAGGCGCCTCTGCGGGCAAGGCCAACACGCCCCAGATGACGGTCGCACTGGTCACGCACCAGGCGCCCGGTGACACCTTCTGGGACATCGTCCGCAAGGGTGCCCAGGCCGCCGCGGCCAAGGACAACGTCAAGCTGATCTACTCCGCCGACCCCAACGCGGGCAACCAGGCCAACCTGGTGCAGAACGCCATCGACCAGAAGGTCGACGGCATCGCGATCACCCTCGCCAAGCCGGACGCCCTCAAGGACGTCGTCAGCAAGGCGAAGGCGGCGAACATACCCGTCGTCGGCCTCAACTCCGGTGTGAGCGAATGGCAGAAGCTCGGCCTGATGGAGTTCTTCGGCCAGGACGAGACGGTCGCGGGCGAGGCACTCGGCAAGCGGCTGAACGAGGCCGGCGCCAAGAAGGCCGTCTGTGTCATCCAGGAGCAGGGCAACATCGGCCTGACCCAGCGCTGTGACGGTGTGGCCAAGACCTTCAACGGCGACATCGAGCCCCTCAACGTCAACGGCACCGACATGCCGTCCGTGAAGTCGACGATCACCGCCAAGCTCACCGAGGACAAGGCGATCGACCACGTCGTCACGCTCGGTGCCCCGTTCGCGCTGACGGCCGCACAGGTGGTCGAGGAGACGGGCAGCAAGGCCAAGGTCGCCACCTTCGACCTCAACAAGGAGCTGACCAGCGCCATCAGCGAAGGCAGCATCGAGTTCGCCGTCGACCAGCAGCCCTACCTCCAGGGCTACCTCGCGATCGACTCGCTGTGGCTCTACAAGAACAACGGCAATTACATGGGCGGCGGAGAGCAGCCGGTGCTGACCGGCCCGGCGTTCGTCGACAAGTCCAACGTCGAGGCGGTCGCCGCCTTCGCCGCGAAGGGCACCCGGTGA
- a CDS encoding PfkB family carbohydrate kinase yields the protein MAESAQPYDLITMGRTGIGDAAADVAVAAAGLGRSTVVLTSTGDDPYEMDCFAIRAARVFWITGTGLSHEPRRSAVLAALKARGRAGITVFDLDWRPQSWSDPDEARPYYAEALRHATVAVGTLDACRTMTGVREPLACARALLDAGVETAVVRLGAAGVLAMRHDGSTAEAPPAPAGPVNGHGGGGAFGGALCHGLLSGWDLATTVQYAAVSPASTDRPSQGVG from the coding sequence ATGGCCGAGTCAGCCCAGCCATATGATCTCATCACGATGGGCCGCACAGGAATCGGGGACGCGGCCGCGGACGTGGCGGTCGCCGCCGCCGGCCTGGGCCGTTCCACGGTCGTGCTGACCTCCACCGGCGACGATCCCTACGAGATGGACTGCTTCGCCATCCGCGCGGCCCGCGTTTTCTGGATCACCGGTACCGGCCTGAGCCACGAGCCCAGGCGGTCCGCCGTGCTCGCCGCGCTCAAGGCCCGCGGCCGGGCCGGCATCACCGTCTTCGACCTCGACTGGCGCCCGCAGTCCTGGTCGGACCCGGACGAAGCCCGCCCGTACTACGCCGAGGCGCTGCGGCACGCCACCGTCGCGGTCGGCACCCTCGACGCATGCCGGACCATGACCGGCGTACGCGAACCGCTCGCGTGCGCGCGGGCGTTGCTCGACGCGGGGGTCGAGACGGCGGTGGTCAGGCTGGGTGCCGCGGGCGTACTCGCCATGCGCCACGACGGCAGCACGGCCGAGGCGCCTCCCGCCCCCGCAGGGCCGGTCAACGGCCATGGCGGGGGCGGGGCGTTCGGCGGGGCGCTGTGTCACGGGCTGCTGTCCGGCTGGGATCTGGCGACGACCGTACAGTACGCGGCCGTATCTCCCGCCTCAACCGACCGTCCTTCACAGGGAGTTGGCTAG
- a CDS encoding DUF427 domain-containing protein: protein MSMLPTERSIRTTPEGLLWEPGERWVRGVKGDVTVVNSRHPVLVWEPELPVPQYAFPREEVRTDLLRPAKNPPTGTHTGSQVFYDLEVDGEVVENAAWTFPAEDLAGHIAFAWFLRWDRGLDRWYEEDEEIFVHPRDPHKRVDALPSSRHVQVEIDGTLVADTLRPVLLFETSLPTRYYIPPEDVRRDLFVPTDHHTSCPYKGTADYWSWRGEADVPPNLLWSYPDPLPAVAAIRGRFAFYNEAIDITVDGERLERPVTPFSASLGTRPRP, encoded by the coding sequence ATGTCCATGCTGCCCACCGAGCGATCCATCCGGACCACCCCCGAGGGCCTCCTGTGGGAGCCCGGCGAACGCTGGGTGCGCGGCGTCAAGGGTGATGTCACCGTGGTGAACAGCCGGCATCCCGTCCTCGTCTGGGAGCCCGAACTGCCCGTACCGCAGTACGCCTTTCCGCGCGAGGAGGTCCGCACCGACCTCCTCCGTCCGGCCAAGAACCCGCCGACCGGCACGCACACCGGCTCACAGGTCTTCTACGACCTCGAGGTCGACGGCGAGGTGGTGGAGAACGCGGCGTGGACCTTCCCCGCCGAGGATCTGGCCGGGCACATCGCCTTCGCGTGGTTCCTGCGCTGGGACAGGGGTCTCGACCGCTGGTACGAGGAGGACGAGGAGATCTTCGTCCACCCGCGTGACCCGCACAAACGAGTGGACGCGCTCCCCAGCAGCCGCCATGTCCAGGTCGAGATCGACGGCACGCTCGTCGCCGACACCCTTCGCCCGGTGCTGCTCTTCGAGACCTCGCTGCCGACGCGGTACTACATCCCGCCCGAGGACGTCCGCCGCGATCTGTTCGTCCCCACCGACCACCACACGTCATGCCCGTACAAGGGCACCGCCGACTACTGGTCGTGGCGGGGCGAGGCCGACGTACCGCCGAACCTGCTCTGGAGCTACCCGGACCCGCTTCCCGCGGTGGCCGCGATCAGGGGGCGCTTCGCCTTCTACAACGAGGCGATCGACATCACCGTGGACGGCGAACGCCTCGAACGCCCGGTCACCCCGTTCAGCGCGTCGCTCGGCACCCGGCCGCGCCCGTAG
- a CDS encoding ABC transporter permease translates to MSMAQQAEPAVTTPPAPGPGKEKDGRTAQRPLALRLLGRPEIGVFLGAVAVYIFFLVAAPPVRDGSSMANVLYQSSTIGIVTIPVALLMIGGEFDLSSGVAVITSALTASMLAYQLSMNVWVGVLAALLVSLAVGFFNGWMVVKTGLPSFLVTLGTFLMLQGINLAVTKLVTGNVATDNISDMDGFDQAKAIFASSFEVGGVNVKITIVYWLVFAAIATWVLLRTKYGNWIFAVGGNKDSARAVGVPVAFTKISLFMLVGLGAWFLGMHQLFSFNTVQSGEGVGIELIYISAAVIGGCLLTGGAGSAIGPVFGAFMFGMVQQGIVYAGWNPDWFKAFLGVMLLGAVLINLWVSRTATRR, encoded by the coding sequence ATGAGCATGGCCCAACAGGCTGAGCCGGCGGTGACCACACCGCCGGCCCCCGGCCCCGGCAAGGAGAAGGACGGGCGGACCGCACAGCGCCCGCTGGCGCTACGGCTGCTCGGCCGCCCCGAGATCGGCGTCTTCCTCGGCGCCGTCGCGGTGTACATCTTCTTCCTCGTCGCGGCGCCGCCGGTGCGCGACGGCAGCTCGATGGCGAACGTCCTGTACCAGTCGTCGACGATCGGGATCGTGACGATCCCGGTGGCGCTGCTGATGATCGGCGGGGAGTTCGACCTGTCGTCCGGTGTCGCGGTGATCACCTCGGCGCTGACCGCGAGCATGCTCGCCTACCAGCTGAGCATGAACGTCTGGGTCGGCGTGCTCGCGGCGCTGCTGGTCTCGCTGGCGGTCGGGTTCTTCAACGGCTGGATGGTGGTCAAGACCGGACTGCCGAGCTTCCTGGTCACCCTGGGCACCTTCCTGATGCTCCAGGGCATCAACCTGGCGGTGACGAAACTGGTCACCGGCAATGTCGCGACCGACAACATCAGCGACATGGACGGCTTCGACCAGGCCAAGGCCATCTTCGCCTCGTCCTTCGAGGTCGGCGGCGTCAATGTGAAGATCACCATCGTGTACTGGCTGGTCTTCGCGGCGATCGCCACGTGGGTCCTGCTGCGCACCAAGTACGGCAACTGGATCTTCGCGGTCGGCGGCAACAAGGACAGCGCGCGGGCCGTCGGTGTCCCGGTCGCCTTCACCAAGATCTCGCTGTTCATGCTGGTCGGCCTCGGCGCCTGGTTCCTCGGCATGCACCAGCTGTTCTCCTTCAACACCGTGCAGTCCGGCGAGGGCGTCGGCATCGAGCTGATCTACATCTCCGCCGCGGTGATCGGCGGCTGTCTGCTGACCGGCGGCGCCGGCAGCGCGATCGGCCCGGTCTTCGGCGCCTTCATGTTCGGCATGGTGCAGCAGGGCATCGTCTACGCCGGCTGGAACCCCGACTGGTTCAAGGCGTTCCTCGGCGTGATGCTGCTCGGCGCCGTCCTGATCAATCTGTGGGTCAGCCGTACGGCGACCAGGAGGTGA
- a CDS encoding ATP-binding cassette domain-containing protein, translating into MTSSNGTGTHGAVLADAVPDKDTPIVELRNAGKSYGNIRALHSVDLKVFPQQVSCVLGDNGAGKSTLIKIISGLHQHTEGQFLVDGEPVRFSTPREALDKGIATVYQDLAVVPLMPVWRNFFLGSEMTKGPWPVRRLDIERMKKTADEELRNMGIILDDLEQPIGTLSGGQRQCVAIARAVYFGARVLILDEPTAALGVKQSGVVLKYIAAARDRGLGVIFITHNPHHAYMVGDHFSVLRLGTMELNASRDDVSLEELTNHMAGGTELAALKHELSQVRGVDVEKLPEEGDLTAPVATSAEGKS; encoded by the coding sequence ATGACATCCAGCAACGGAACCGGCACGCACGGCGCAGTCCTCGCGGACGCCGTCCCCGACAAGGACACGCCGATCGTCGAACTGCGCAACGCGGGCAAGTCGTACGGCAACATCCGCGCCCTGCACAGCGTCGACCTGAAGGTCTTTCCCCAGCAGGTCTCCTGCGTCCTCGGCGACAACGGCGCCGGCAAATCCACCCTCATCAAGATCATCTCGGGGCTGCACCAGCACACCGAGGGCCAGTTCCTCGTCGACGGCGAGCCGGTGCGCTTCTCCACCCCGCGCGAGGCCCTCGACAAGGGCATCGCCACCGTCTACCAGGACCTCGCCGTGGTCCCGCTGATGCCGGTCTGGCGGAACTTCTTCCTCGGCTCCGAGATGACCAAGGGCCCCTGGCCCGTCCGCCGCCTCGACATCGAGCGGATGAAGAAGACGGCCGACGAAGAGCTGCGCAACATGGGCATCATCCTCGACGACCTGGAGCAGCCCATCGGCACGCTCTCCGGCGGCCAGCGCCAGTGCGTGGCGATCGCCCGCGCCGTCTACTTCGGCGCCCGCGTCCTCATCCTGGACGAGCCCACCGCCGCCCTCGGCGTCAAGCAGTCCGGCGTGGTCCTGAAGTACATCGCCGCCGCCCGCGACCGGGGTCTCGGCGTCATCTTCATCACCCACAACCCCCACCACGCCTACATGGTCGGCGACCACTTCAGCGTCCTGCGCCTCGGCACCATGGAGCTGAACGCCTCCCGCGACGACGTCAGCCTCGAGGAACTCACCAACCACATGGCCGGCGGCACCGAACTGGCCGCGCTCAAGCACGAGTTGAGCCAGGTCCGGGGCGTGGACGTCGAGAAGCTTCCGGAAGAGGGGGACCTCACCGCCCCCGTGGCGACCTCCGCCGAAGGGAAGTCCTGA
- a CDS encoding amidohydrolase, whose amino-acid sequence MSDRTPPSAGRLLVSGCDVLRVPPEGACEILPARDIVVADGVIEEVRPTGAAPDDDTAEVVDGRGLLAVPGLVNAHTHSPMVLMRGAAEDVTVEGWFNERVWPMESNLTAADVRAGARLACAEMIRSGVTTFTDHYFFPEQIAEAVAETGLRADIAPTYFSSGGRESLEAGVKFAETWHGRAAGRVTVSLGPHAPYTVNDADLRTLAGYARDLGLRTHIHAAEHVEQTQSSLERRGITPIRVLYETGVLEAGVLIAHGCGIVEQDLPLLAEYASTTAVACCPKVYLKHALSPLTPVRELLGAGVTVAVGTDGAAGHNTLDVWEALRLVALTQKQAVRDATWMTVSDTLRLAMRGGARALGLADRVGALEPGMRADIVLTDLSGPHCRPLHDPRAALVYSARASDVRMVIVDGRVLMRDGRLLTVDEPALLAEADARVARILDTSHGRAVQHYDP is encoded by the coding sequence ATGAGCGACAGAACGCCTCCGTCCGCGGGCCGTCTCCTGGTGAGCGGCTGCGATGTGCTGCGGGTTCCGCCGGAGGGCGCGTGCGAGATCCTCCCGGCGCGGGACATCGTGGTCGCGGACGGTGTCATCGAGGAGGTGCGGCCGACCGGCGCCGCCCCTGACGACGACACCGCGGAGGTCGTCGACGGGCGCGGGCTGCTCGCCGTACCGGGCCTGGTCAACGCCCACACGCACAGCCCCATGGTGCTGATGCGCGGTGCGGCCGAGGACGTGACGGTCGAGGGGTGGTTCAACGAGCGCGTCTGGCCGATGGAGTCCAACCTCACTGCGGCGGACGTGCGGGCCGGGGCGCGGCTGGCCTGCGCGGAGATGATCCGTTCCGGCGTCACCACCTTCACCGACCATTACTTCTTCCCCGAGCAGATCGCCGAGGCGGTCGCCGAGACCGGCCTGCGGGCCGACATCGCTCCCACGTACTTCAGCAGCGGGGGCCGGGAATCCCTCGAGGCCGGCGTGAAGTTCGCCGAGACCTGGCACGGGCGGGCGGCGGGCCGGGTGACCGTCTCGCTCGGGCCGCATGCCCCGTACACGGTGAACGACGCGGACCTGCGGACCCTGGCCGGGTACGCCCGGGACCTCGGCCTGCGGACGCACATCCACGCCGCCGAGCATGTGGAGCAGACGCAGTCCAGTCTTGAGCGGCGCGGCATCACCCCGATCCGGGTGCTGTACGAGACCGGGGTGCTTGAGGCGGGTGTGCTGATCGCGCACGGCTGCGGCATCGTCGAGCAGGACCTGCCGCTGCTGGCCGAGTACGCGAGCACGACCGCCGTGGCCTGCTGCCCCAAGGTGTATCTCAAGCACGCGCTGTCCCCGCTCACCCCGGTCCGCGAGCTGCTCGGCGCGGGGGTCACGGTGGCGGTCGGCACGGACGGCGCCGCCGGTCACAACACTCTCGACGTGTGGGAGGCGCTGCGGCTGGTCGCGCTCACCCAGAAGCAGGCGGTGCGCGACGCCACCTGGATGACCGTCTCCGACACCCTGCGCCTGGCCATGCGGGGCGGCGCCCGCGCCCTGGGCCTGGCGGACCGGGTCGGCGCTCTGGAGCCGGGTATGCGGGCCGACATCGTCCTCACCGACCTGTCCGGACCGCACTGCCGTCCGCTGCACGACCCGCGCGCCGCCCTGGTCTACAGCGCCCGCGCCAGTGACGTACGTATGGTGATCGTCGACGGCCGCGTCCTGATGCGCGACGGGCGGCTGCTCACCGTGGACGAGCCGGCGCTTCTCGCGGAGGCCGACGCGCGGGTGGCGCGGATTCTCGACACCTCCCACGGAAGGGCGGTGCAGCACTATGACCCGTGA
- a CDS encoding aldo/keto reductase: MKYRTIGTDPKTRREVSVLSLGAMLFGSRTDEATSFAVLDRYVEAGGTFIDTSDNYAFWEDGSQGGHSEELLGRWRRSRGVGDEIVIATKLGARPLAPGTSYVDNPEGLSAKVIRESAERSRERLGVAKLDLLYAHIEDHKVPLQETVEAFAELVAEGTVGLLGVSNHAMWRVERARALAAAAGLPGYEVLQYAHSHLRPRTDVPSDLFPDGSLGHAGAELLGYLRAEPGLTLVAYSPLLKGAYTHPDRLPADFDHPGAPARLKVLRDVAKETGATVNQVVLAWQIGGELPIVPLAGASSVAQLDENLAAVDLELTEEQRARLDAAH, translated from the coding sequence ATGAAGTACCGCACGATCGGCACCGACCCGAAGACCCGCCGCGAGGTGAGCGTCCTCTCCCTCGGCGCCATGCTGTTCGGCTCACGCACGGACGAGGCGACCTCCTTCGCGGTGCTCGACCGCTATGTCGAGGCCGGTGGCACTTTCATCGACACCTCCGACAACTACGCCTTCTGGGAGGACGGAAGCCAGGGCGGGCACAGCGAGGAACTGCTCGGCCGGTGGCGGCGCAGCCGCGGTGTCGGCGACGAGATCGTCATCGCGACCAAGCTGGGCGCCCGCCCCCTCGCTCCCGGCACCAGCTATGTCGACAACCCGGAAGGCCTGTCGGCGAAGGTGATCCGGGAGTCGGCCGAGCGCAGCCGGGAACGGCTGGGTGTGGCCAAGCTGGATCTGCTGTACGCACACATCGAGGACCACAAGGTCCCGCTCCAGGAGACCGTCGAGGCATTCGCCGAGCTGGTGGCCGAGGGCACGGTCGGACTGCTCGGAGTCAGCAACCACGCCATGTGGCGGGTGGAGCGCGCCCGCGCTCTCGCCGCCGCGGCCGGGCTACCCGGCTACGAGGTGCTTCAGTACGCGCACAGCCATCTGCGGCCCCGTACCGACGTACCGAGTGACCTCTTCCCCGACGGCAGCCTCGGCCACGCGGGCGCCGAGCTGCTGGGCTATCTGCGGGCCGAGCCCGGACTGACCCTGGTGGCCTATTCGCCGCTGCTGAAGGGGGCCTACACCCACCCGGACCGGCTGCCCGCGGACTTCGACCACCCCGGGGCCCCGGCCCGTCTGAAGGTGCTGCGGGACGTCGCGAAGGAGACCGGCGCGACCGTCAACCAGGTGGTGCTGGCCTGGCAGATCGGCGGCGAGCTGCCGATCGTACCGCTGGCGGGGGCGTCGTCGGTGGCGCAGCTGGACGAGAACCTGGCCGCCGTCGACCTGGAGCTGACCGAGGAGCAGCGGGCCCGGCTGGACGCGGCTCACTGA
- a CDS encoding alpha/beta fold hydrolase yields MSLGRCLLIAVSTAACLGAQALPAAAAADADTEVVSRGVTIPAFYNPPASLPAADGALIRSEPLHLALSLPGLNGTLPGEATRLMYKSTDSNGRPVAVTGAYIEPSAAWKGSGPRPLVAVAPGTMGQGDQCAASMGLEHPLRFNGRTVSVGYENLAVYRLLAKGVAVVVTDYAGLGATDRLHTYVNRVDEAHAVLDAVRAARALAGASVTSGSKVGLFGYSQGGGASAAAAELQPSYAPELTLAGTYAGAPPADLDAVTEAIDGSDLAGALGWSLNGFLQSDPELRPIAEAHLNDRGKAALKDLSTMCVGDALFGYGFASSTKWTKDGRSISEIIRSEPKVQAFLDDQRIGTHLPKSPVRLATGTADNLVPHGQSRDLAATWCKKGVDITYKAVVLPSLGDALLNHFAPLLADQGAAVSWLTDRLAGEPAKSNCWSMPLQP; encoded by the coding sequence ATGTCTCTCGGAAGATGCCTGCTCATAGCGGTGTCCACCGCCGCCTGCCTCGGTGCCCAGGCCCTGCCGGCCGCCGCGGCGGCGGACGCGGACACCGAGGTGGTGTCCCGGGGTGTCACGATCCCCGCGTTCTACAACCCGCCGGCCTCACTCCCGGCGGCCGATGGCGCGTTGATCCGCAGTGAGCCGCTGCACCTCGCCCTGAGCCTGCCCGGCCTGAACGGAACGCTGCCGGGCGAGGCGACCCGTCTGATGTACAAGTCCACGGATTCCAACGGCAGACCGGTGGCCGTCACCGGCGCCTACATCGAACCCTCCGCCGCCTGGAAGGGCTCCGGTCCGCGTCCGCTGGTCGCGGTGGCACCCGGCACCATGGGGCAGGGCGACCAGTGCGCGGCCTCCATGGGCCTGGAGCACCCGCTGCGGTTCAACGGCCGGACGGTGTCCGTCGGTTACGAGAATCTGGCGGTCTACCGGCTGCTGGCCAAGGGCGTCGCGGTGGTCGTCACCGACTACGCCGGACTCGGCGCGACCGACCGGCTGCACACGTACGTCAACCGGGTCGACGAGGCGCACGCGGTGTTGGACGCCGTCCGCGCGGCCCGTGCCCTCGCCGGGGCGTCGGTCACCTCCGGTTCGAAGGTCGGTCTGTTCGGCTACAGCCAGGGCGGCGGGGCCTCGGCCGCGGCAGCCGAGCTGCAGCCCTCGTACGCCCCGGAGTTGACGCTCGCGGGCACCTATGCGGGCGCTCCGCCGGCCGACCTGGACGCGGTCACCGAGGCCATCGACGGCAGCGACCTGGCCGGGGCCCTGGGCTGGTCGCTCAACGGGTTCCTGCAGTCCGACCCGGAGCTGCGGCCGATCGCCGAGGCCCACCTCAATGACAGGGGCAAGGCCGCGCTGAAGGACCTGTCGACGATGTGTGTCGGCGACGCGCTCTTCGGATACGGCTTCGCGAGCAGCACCAAGTGGACCAAGGACGGCCGGTCCATCAGCGAGATCATCCGCTCCGAGCCCAAGGTCCAGGCGTTCCTCGACGATCAGCGCATCGGCACGCATCTGCCGAAGAGCCCGGTCCGTCTCGCCACCGGCACCGCGGACAACCTCGTACCGCACGGGCAGTCCCGCGATCTCGCCGCCACGTGGTGCAAGAAGGGAGTCGACATCACCTACAAGGCGGTGGTCCTGCCCAGCCTCGGCGACGCGCTGCTCAACCACTTCGCGCCCCTGCTCGCCGATCAGGGTGCGGCGGTCTCGTGGCTGACGGACCGTCTGGCGGGCGAGCCGGCGAAGTCCAACTGCTGGAGCATGCCCCTCCAGCCATGA